One window of Candidatus Dadabacteria bacterium genomic DNA carries:
- a CDS encoding DNA-protecting protein DprA, producing the protein MAESLPFEPDDLDQKTVSPLKELGAYEALWDQKGMSFKKISEMHQGRWESSLSDFVDEAIAYEFAGRVRSLFDESGIDKFGVCVRGTGEYPKGLYDAVYPVELLYFQGLWGLVFTRSVAVVGTRKPSEKGVARTRRLVRNLVENNFTIVSGLASGIDTVAHTTAIESGGRTIGVIGTPISKFYPKENVELQKKIAKEHLLVSQIPVCRYLRQGPRGNRLFFPERNITMSALAEATIIVEAGETSGTLVQAAAALKQGRKLFILDNCFCNSTLTWPRTFLEKGAIRVADYEDIRRHLGS; encoded by the coding sequence ATGGCAGAAAGCCTTCCTTTCGAGCCTGATGACTTGGACCAGAAAACCGTATCTCCCTTAAAGGAACTAGGGGCGTATGAAGCGTTATGGGATCAAAAGGGCATGTCCTTCAAAAAAATTTCCGAAATGCACCAAGGCCGCTGGGAATCGTCTCTTTCTGATTTTGTGGACGAAGCCATTGCCTACGAGTTTGCCGGTCGTGTTCGCAGTTTGTTCGACGAGTCTGGGATTGACAAGTTCGGCGTTTGTGTTCGTGGTACGGGAGAATACCCCAAAGGCCTCTATGACGCCGTTTATCCGGTTGAATTGCTTTATTTTCAGGGATTGTGGGGTCTGGTTTTCACAAGATCAGTTGCGGTCGTGGGTACGCGCAAGCCGTCCGAAAAGGGAGTTGCTCGTACGCGCCGCCTTGTCAGAAACTTGGTGGAAAACAATTTCACCATAGTTTCAGGGTTAGCTTCTGGAATCGACACCGTCGCACACACTACAGCGATTGAGTCTGGAGGCCGGACCATAGGAGTAATTGGCACCCCGATTTCAAAATTCTATCCAAAGGAAAATGTTGAGCTTCAGAAGAAAATAGCAAAGGAGCATTTGCTTGTAAGCCAAATTCCAGTATGCCGTTACTTGCGGCAGGGGCCGCGCGGGAATCGGCTATTCTTTCCAGAGCGTAATATAACGATGTCCGCACTTGCCGAAGCAACTATTATTGTCGAGGCTGGCGAAACATCAGGAACTCTGGTTCAAGCTGCCGCGGCTCTTAAACAGGGAAGGAAATTATTCATCCTTGATAATTGTTTTTGCAATTCCACTCTCACTTGGCCAAGAACTTTTCTTGAGAAAGGCGCTATAAGGGTTGCTGATTACGAAGATATAAGGAGACATCTTGGCTCTTAG
- a CDS encoding nucleotidyltransferase substrate binding protein, protein MIEYDKFQNSLKRLEEQYGNYRAIENSDLDSIMWEAVAESVIHRFEVCYDCLWEVLRRHLAEELGVPDAPNSPKPVFRLAFENNLLPSPIEKWLDYANSRINTSHDYDEGKARRCLGIISSFIDNATGLYETMSGETWKQ, encoded by the coding sequence ATGATTGAATACGACAAATTTCAAAATTCCCTGAAACGCCTTGAGGAACAGTACGGAAATTACCGTGCCATAGAGAACTCTGACCTGGATTCGATAATGTGGGAAGCTGTGGCCGAGTCGGTCATACACAGGTTTGAGGTCTGTTACGACTGCCTATGGGAGGTGCTGAGACGCCACCTCGCAGAGGAGCTCGGCGTTCCAGATGCCCCAAACAGCCCGAAACCTGTTTTCAGACTGGCCTTTGAAAACAACCTTCTCCCCTCACCGATCGAAAAATGGCTTGATTACGCAAACAGCCGCATCAATACAAGCCATGACTATGATGAGGGAAAGGCCAGAAGATGCCTTGGAATCATAAGCAGCTTTATTGACAATGCCACAGGTCTTTACGAAACAATGAGCGGAGAAACATGGAAACAGTAA
- a CDS encoding nitroreductase family protein — translation MEVFEAMGTRRSFRFYKPWKEVEDWKIQKMLQAARYCSCQGNCNSTEAIVIDKRTYPPEKFEKIVECGSAFNEIHLRQAPIIVAWLINLDAWYKELIQTFQVLFPARAITAAHGWTYKILTESTYPRLMSFPKDRAEDLLRVEAGQAIANAMLAATDLGLGCCLIATGRKPAEFPKVLGTPENIVPIWLMTVGYPAEDPGQRPRKRFDRLYHSNEYGTPLAENQDVRKELEGEKLIQPMDPLPGREEELRHICRMFGFTEDMCDMPKDKVLEMYEEDSPYYGELPPGLEERGV, via the coding sequence ATGGAAGTTTTTGAAGCAATGGGCACCAGGAGAAGCTTTAGGTTCTATAAGCCCTGGAAAGAGGTTGAGGACTGGAAAATACAGAAGATGCTCCAGGCGGCGCGCTACTGCTCCTGCCAGGGCAACTGCAACTCGACCGAGGCGATAGTCATAGACAAAAGGACCTATCCCCCGGAGAAATTCGAGAAGATAGTTGAATGCGGATCCGCTTTTAACGAGATTCACCTGCGCCAGGCCCCGATTATCGTGGCGTGGCTCATAAACCTAGACGCCTGGTACAAGGAGCTCATACAGACCTTCCAGGTGCTGTTTCCCGCGAGGGCCATAACCGCCGCTCACGGCTGGACCTACAAGATACTTACCGAGAGCACCTATCCGAGGCTCATGAGTTTTCCCAAGGACAGGGCGGAGGATCTTCTAAGGGTCGAGGCGGGCCAGGCAATAGCGAACGCCATGCTCGCGGCCACTGACCTGGGCCTCGGGTGCTGCCTTATAGCCACGGGCAGAAAGCCGGCTGAGTTCCCGAAGGTTCTCGGGACCCCCGAGAACATAGTTCCCATCTGGCTCATGACGGTGGGATACCCGGCCGAGGATCCCGGCCAGAGACCGAGGAAGAGGTTCGACAGGCTCTATCACTCAAACGAGTACGGAACTCCGCTTGCCGAGAACCAGGACGTGCGGAAGGAGCTTGAGGGGGAGAAACTGATACAGCCCATGGACCCGCTTCCGGGAAGGGAGGAGGAGCTTCGCCACATATGCAGGATGTTCGGTTTCACGGAAGATATGTGCGACATGCCGAAGGATAAGGTCCTTGAGATGTACGAGGAGGACTCTCCCTATTACGGGGAACTTCCCCCGGGCCTTGAGGAAAGGGGAGTCTGA
- a CDS encoding glucose 1-dehydrogenase, with the protein MGRLDGKTALITGGGEGIGKATALLFSAEGANVGIMSRTAERLDEVVAENPGPGEIKAYPGDVSKEDDVRRVVEAFYGDFGRVDILFNNAGILEGGTVVTTSNEVWDRTIDINVKGVFLVSKYVVPLMAKHGGGSIINNSSVLGIVGMEGCVAYNASKGAVRQITRSMALDHAKDNIRTNSVCPGYIKTKMDPEFMGNPPDAEEQLDAIAADMIPLVRRAEAEEVAHSVLYLASDEARYVTGSDLVIDGGWTTL; encoded by the coding sequence ATGGGAAGACTTGATGGAAAAACGGCGCTCATAACGGGCGGGGGAGAGGGAATAGGAAAAGCTACGGCGCTTTTGTTCTCAGCAGAAGGCGCCAACGTGGGCATAATGTCCAGGACCGCGGAGCGGCTTGACGAAGTGGTGGCCGAGAACCCGGGTCCCGGGGAGATAAAGGCCTATCCCGGGGACGTTTCCAAGGAAGATGACGTAAGGAGGGTGGTAGAGGCCTTCTACGGAGATTTCGGAAGGGTCGACATACTGTTTAACAACGCCGGGATCCTTGAGGGCGGCACGGTGGTAACGACCTCTAACGAGGTCTGGGACCGCACGATCGACATAAACGTGAAGGGGGTTTTTCTCGTAAGCAAGTACGTGGTTCCGCTCATGGCAAAGCACGGCGGGGGTTCCATAATCAACAACTCAAGCGTGCTCGGCATCGTGGGGATGGAGGGCTGCGTTGCGTACAACGCTTCCAAGGGAGCCGTGAGGCAAATAACGAGAAGCATGGCCCTTGATCACGCGAAAGACAACATAAGGACTAACTCCGTCTGTCCCGGCTACATAAAGACCAAGATGGACCCCGAGTTCATGGGGAACCCTCCTGACGCGGAGGAGCAGCTCGACGCGATAGCGGCCGACATGATTCCCCTTGTGAGAAGGGCCGAGGCGGAGGAGGTGGCCCACTCGGTGCTTTACCTAGCTTCGGACGAGGCCCGGTACGTTACGGGCTCCGATCTCGTTATAGACGGGGGCTGGACCACTCTTTAG